In Alistipes ihumii AP11, a genomic segment contains:
- a CDS encoding glycoside hydrolase family 127 protein: MKKQLLTAAILCCLVIAGSTAAPKSAKKKPKIPVSRVQTHMDGYLGDRIDACIRVRVCSEDPDLLVAPMRRQTETSLWQSEFWGKWTLGAIASYRYNKDPELLRKIEGGVESLLAAQQPDGYIGNYAPEAQLTNWDVWGRKYTMLGLLAYYDLTGDKKALDGAVRLADHLLTQIPAVRQIERTGIYRGMSSCSILEPIMLLYNRTLDEKYLDFARYIVDRMESADGPQLIAKALDGVPVSERFPLDDPSRGWFVWENGQKAYEMMSCYDGLLELYKVTNDPRYLKAVEATVTSIIADEINIAGSGSSFECFYKGKALQTEPAYHTMETCVTMTWMKLCYDLLRLTRNPLYADQIERSAYNALAASMKEDASQIAKYSPLEGARSAGEEQCGMHVNCCNMNGPRAFALLPEAAVTDYGDELFVNLYGPMSSTVRLDGGEVLLEQATSYPEQGDIEIMIDPRKSFEFTVSLRIPAWSAVSMVTVNGQSVDGATPGEYLRLKRRWEAGDRIGVKLDMRGRLIRRGGFQAIERGPVVLARDTRFGDGFVDETVVVQATDGFVTLLPVEEKPEKMWMAFTAPMILGTDLEGELAEPRQIMLCDFASAGNTWNRNIRYRVWLRRTLNLMKPDGNER; the protein is encoded by the coding sequence ATGAAAAAACAACTGCTGACCGCCGCGATCCTTTGCTGTCTTGTTATCGCCGGATCGACGGCCGCCCCGAAATCCGCGAAGAAAAAACCGAAAATTCCCGTTTCGCGGGTACAAACGCATATGGACGGCTATCTGGGCGATCGGATCGACGCTTGTATCCGGGTCCGCGTATGCAGCGAAGACCCCGATCTGCTGGTCGCTCCGATGCGCCGGCAAACGGAAACCAGCCTGTGGCAGTCCGAATTCTGGGGTAAATGGACTCTCGGAGCCATCGCATCCTACCGTTACAACAAAGATCCCGAGCTGTTGCGCAAAATAGAGGGCGGAGTCGAATCGCTGCTCGCCGCCCAGCAACCCGACGGATACATCGGCAACTACGCGCCGGAGGCCCAACTGACCAACTGGGACGTGTGGGGCCGCAAGTACACCATGCTCGGTCTGCTCGCCTACTACGACCTGACGGGCGACAAGAAAGCGCTCGACGGGGCGGTACGTCTGGCCGATCATCTGCTGACGCAAATTCCGGCCGTCAGGCAAATCGAGCGGACAGGCATTTACCGGGGCATGTCGTCGTGCTCGATTCTGGAACCGATCATGCTGTTGTACAACCGCACGCTGGACGAAAAGTATCTCGACTTCGCGCGGTATATCGTCGATCGTATGGAATCGGCCGACGGACCGCAACTGATAGCCAAGGCGCTCGACGGCGTTCCCGTGTCGGAACGCTTCCCGCTCGACGATCCGTCTCGGGGATGGTTCGTTTGGGAGAACGGACAGAAAGCCTACGAGATGATGTCGTGCTACGACGGACTGCTCGAACTGTATAAGGTTACGAACGATCCCCGCTATCTGAAAGCGGTCGAGGCGACCGTGACGAGCATCATCGCCGACGAGATCAACATTGCCGGATCGGGGAGTTCGTTCGAATGCTTTTACAAGGGAAAGGCTCTCCAGACGGAACCGGCCTATCATACGATGGAGACCTGCGTCACGATGACATGGATGAAACTGTGCTACGATCTGCTCCGACTGACCCGCAATCCGCTTTATGCCGACCAGATCGAGCGAAGCGCCTACAACGCGCTGGCCGCCTCGATGAAGGAGGACGCCTCGCAAATAGCCAAGTACAGCCCGCTCGAAGGCGCGCGGTCGGCCGGCGAAGAGCAGTGCGGCATGCACGTCAACTGCTGCAATATGAACGGGCCCCGCGCTTTCGCTTTGCTGCCCGAGGCTGCCGTAACCGACTACGGCGACGAACTGTTCGTTAACCTGTATGGTCCCATGTCGTCGACCGTCAGACTCGACGGAGGCGAGGTGCTGCTCGAACAAGCGACGAGCTATCCCGAACAAGGCGATATCGAGATCATGATCGACCCGCGCAAAAGCTTCGAGTTCACCGTTTCCCTGCGCATACCGGCATGGAGCGCCGTCTCGATGGTCACGGTCAACGGCCAGTCCGTGGACGGCGCGACTCCCGGCGAATACCTCCGCCTCAAGCGGAGATGGGAAGCCGGCGACCGAATCGGGGTGAAGCTCGATATGCGCGGCCGGCTGATCCGTCGGGGAGGATTTCAGGCGATCGAGCGCGGACCGGTCGTATTGGCCCGGGACACGCGTTTCGGGGACGGTTTCGTCGATGAGACAGTCGTCGTTCAGGCAACGGACGGTTTCGTGACGCTGCTGCCTGTCGAGGAAAAACCCGAGAAAATGTGGATGGCGTTCACCGCCCCGATGATCTTGGGGACCGACCTCGAAGGCGAGCTGGCTGAGCCGCGCCAGATCATGCTGTGCGATTTCGCCTCGGCAGGCAATACTTGGAACCGAAATATCCGTTACCGGGTATGGCTCCGCCGGACGCTTAACCTGATGAAACCCGACGGCAACGAACGATAA
- a CDS encoding efflux RND transporter periplasmic adaptor subunit, producing MIWGCRQEKSVSSPPLRLPVAEVIAGDVPVTMSFVGQTYGRNDISIQARVSGFLRSIHFKEGSFVRKGELLYVIEPQPYEAQTARSTAAVRQAEAEMIAARQNYDRVKPLAETSAASKSDLDQAVARLSAARASLNAAQASLDYTRIEQGYTRISSPLNGIIGRTLARVGDYVGEGSQYTVLNTVSQVDSIRVLFYIPEQTYYDMLSRDRTRMYDITLRIAGNVVYPQKGRFDFIGRAVQQQTGSLDAQVTFPNPDTLLRPGQFARIEVVADTVYGALLIPQTAVVQTQNVYSVYVLDKDNRARQRIVTLGGTYGDRRIVTSGVNAGERIVTSGFHKLREGAVVEPDPTADSTVKH from the coding sequence ATGATCTGGGGATGCCGTCAAGAAAAAAGCGTATCTTCTCCTCCGCTCCGCTTGCCGGTCGCCGAAGTCATCGCCGGGGACGTCCCGGTTACGATGAGTTTCGTGGGGCAGACTTACGGACGCAACGACATTTCGATTCAAGCGCGGGTCAGCGGCTTCCTCCGCAGCATCCATTTCAAGGAAGGCTCGTTCGTCCGCAAGGGCGAGTTGCTGTACGTGATCGAGCCGCAGCCTTACGAAGCGCAAACGGCCCGCAGCACGGCCGCAGTCCGGCAAGCCGAAGCGGAAATGATCGCCGCCAGACAGAACTACGACCGGGTCAAACCGCTGGCAGAGACCAGCGCCGCCAGCAAAAGCGATCTGGACCAGGCCGTAGCTCGCCTCTCGGCCGCCCGCGCCTCGCTCAACGCAGCCCAAGCCTCGCTCGACTACACACGCATAGAGCAGGGCTATACGCGCATCTCCTCTCCGCTCAACGGCATTATCGGCCGAACGCTGGCCCGCGTGGGAGACTATGTGGGCGAAGGGTCTCAGTACACCGTTCTGAACACTGTCTCGCAGGTCGATTCCATACGCGTTCTCTTTTACATACCGGAACAGACCTATTACGACATGCTCAGCCGGGACAGAACCCGGATGTACGATATTACGCTACGTATCGCAGGCAATGTCGTCTATCCGCAGAAAGGCCGTTTCGACTTCATCGGCCGGGCCGTCCAACAACAAACCGGATCGCTGGATGCGCAGGTCACGTTTCCCAATCCCGACACGCTGCTCCGGCCGGGACAGTTCGCCCGGATCGAGGTCGTGGCCGACACGGTTTACGGAGCGCTCCTGATTCCACAGACGGCCGTCGTCCAGACGCAGAACGTATATAGCGTCTACGTGCTCGACAAAGACAACCGCGCACGGCAGCGGATCGTCACGCTCGGAGGGACGTACGGCGACCGACGGATCGTCACTTCCGGAGTGAACGCCGGCGAACGGATCGTCACCTCCGGATTCCATAAACTGCGCGAAGGGGCTGTCGTCGAGCCGGATCCGACGGCCGATTCAACCGTAAAGCATTGA
- a CDS encoding ABC transporter ATP-binding protein: MLKVEELSKSFRTEEIETIALNKVSFEVQQGEFVAVMGPSGCGKSTLLNILGLLDNPTSGKYFLLGKEVGTLKERDRTLYRKGKIGFVFQSFNLIDELNVYENVELPLIYLRVKAAERKKMVNAILNRMNISHRARHFPQQLSGGQQQRVAIARAVVSNPKLILADEPTGNLDSKNGKEVMALLTELNKEGTTIVMVTHSQHDSTFAHRVLNLFDGELVTDVKAFM, translated from the coding sequence ATGTTAAAAGTCGAAGAACTGAGCAAAAGTTTCCGTACGGAAGAGATCGAAACGATCGCGCTGAACAAAGTGTCGTTCGAGGTGCAACAAGGCGAGTTCGTCGCTGTCATGGGTCCCTCGGGCTGCGGCAAATCTACTCTGTTGAATATTCTGGGCCTGCTGGACAATCCGACTTCGGGCAAGTATTTCCTGCTCGGCAAGGAAGTCGGTACGCTGAAGGAGCGCGACCGGACGCTCTACCGCAAGGGAAAGATCGGTTTCGTGTTTCAGAGCTTCAACCTGATCGACGAACTGAACGTCTACGAAAACGTGGAACTTCCGCTGATCTACCTGAGAGTCAAGGCTGCCGAAAGAAAAAAAATGGTCAATGCCATTTTGAACCGAATGAACATCAGTCACCGTGCGCGCCATTTTCCTCAGCAACTGTCGGGAGGCCAACAGCAGCGAGTCGCCATCGCCCGGGCCGTCGTATCGAACCCGAAACTGATTCTGGCCGACGAGCCGACCGGTAATCTGGACTCGAAAAACGGCAAAGAGGTCATGGCTCTGCTGACCGAGCTGAATAAAGAAGGTACGACGATCGTCATGGTGACTCACTCCCAGCACGATTCGACGTTCGCCCACCGAGTGCTGAACCTATTCGACGGCGAACTCGTTACCGACGTGAAGGCTTTCATGTAA